The following coding sequences lie in one Rutidosis leptorrhynchoides isolate AG116_Rl617_1_P2 chromosome 4, CSIRO_AGI_Rlap_v1, whole genome shotgun sequence genomic window:
- the LOC139841027 gene encoding F-box protein CPR1-like, whose product MDDDGVVEKILARLDVEDVLRCKSVCKSWYNLISSDYFVKAHLKRTYNNNREHGYIRIRLRLLRWTINNITKLHDYCLMAGSCNGLVCISSFGDELAVTNPCTREVRKLPMPPYKCRGRVCWGFGYDSSTDDYKLVVGFEESKYHMRFQVLSLKSNQWKSLKPNKWKFAEDLDYLTYNTNTNTNTYACGLLYDRALHWFMDDTKKKRKMIVSFDLCLEKFKEIPLPNDTEYVWNNQDRLGMFEERLCICIFRAHHQTWVMKNCNGWQLLPPDYQGNKYGAVTPAYKLDLTRDNTWGLCDDDKGNIDLSWKCNWLNVTAPIFVKSLVSPLMKKKNNKNEETSTSGF is encoded by the coding sequence ATGGATGATGATGGTGTGGTTGAAAAGATACTTGCAAGATTGGATGTAGAAGATGTTCTTCGGTGCAAGAGTGTTTGTAAGTCATGGTATAATTTAATATCATCTGATTATTTTGTTAAAGCTCATCTTAAACGTACCTACAATAACAATCGTGAACATGGATATATAAGAATCAGATTACGTCTTTTACGTTGGACGATTAATAATATCACTAAATTGCATGATTATTGTTTGATGGCCGGTTCCTGTAATGGCCTTGTTTGCATCTCTTCTTTTGGAGATGAATTAGCTGTAACTAATCCTTGTACTAGAGAGGTTAGAAAATTGCCAATGCCTCCTTACAAGTGCAGGGGAAGAGTATGTTGGGGTTTTGGTTATGATTCTTCTACCGATGATTACAAGCTTGTTGTCGGCTTTGAGGAATCCAAGTATCATATGCGCTTTCAAGTGTTATCTTTAAAATCAAATCAATGGAAATCTTTAAAACCAAATAAATGGAAATTCGCTGAAGACCTGGATTATTTAActtacaatactaatactaatactaatacttatgcttGTGGTCTTTTATACGATAGGGCGCTTCATTGGTTCATGGATGAtacaaagaagaagagaaaaatgaTTGTTTCGTTTGATTTATGTCTTGAGAAATTTAAAGAAATCCCCTTACCTAATGACACCGAATATGTATGGAATAATCAAGACAGACTAGGGATGTTTGAAGAACGTCTATGCATATGCATATTCCGTGCTCACCACCAAACATGGGTGATGAAAAACTGTAATGGTTGGCAACTGCTCCCACCTGATTACCAAGGTAATAAGTATGGTGCTGTCACACCTGCATACAAACTCGATTTGACTCGAGACAACACTTGGGGTTTATGTGATGATGATAAAGGTAACATAGATCTATCTTGGAAGTGTAATTGGTTAAACGTTACTGCCCCTATATTTGTCAAGTCATTAGTTTCACCcttgat
- the LOC139841028 gene encoding putative F-box protein At3g16210, with translation MDVVVEIVARLDVEDVIRCKSVCKSWYNLISSDYFVKTHLKRSYNNNRKHGYIRIRLHWMINNVTKLRGCTMVGSCDGLVCISPDKGEFLITNPSTREVRKLPMIPYRVRERMCWGFGYDPFTDDYKVVVGFNESEHHMCFHVLSLKSNKNGNSLGIAII, from the coding sequence ATGGATGTGGTTGTGGAGATAGTTGCAAGATTGGATGTAGAAGATGTTATTCGATGCAAGAGTGTTTGTAAGTCATGGTATAATTTAATATCGTCTGATTATTTTGTTAAAACTCATCTTAAACGTAGCTACAATAACAATCGTAAACATGGATATATAAGAATCCGATTACATTGGATGATCAATAATGTCACTAAATTGCGTGGTTGTACTATGGTTGGATCCTGTGATGGTCTTGTTTGCATCTCTCCTGATAAAGGTGAGTTTTTAATAACTAATCCTTCCACTCGAGAGGTTAGAAAACTGCCAATGATTCCTTATAGGGTCAGGGAAAGAATGTGTTGGGGTTTTGGTTATGATCCTTTTACTGATGATTACAAGGTTGTTGTTGGCTTTAATGAGTCTGAGCATCATATGTGCTTTCATGTGTTATCTTTGAAATCAAATAAAAATGGAAATTCATTGGGGATTGCGATTATTTAA